In Flavobacterium endoglycinae, one DNA window encodes the following:
- a CDS encoding helix-turn-helix domain-containing protein: MRIKSTLSAYEKPIINIEINDHYDPKSALKEENINLTESDEVKIRILKTDGMALIDTQMYFSKPQIEEFEINKECVVMDFVSCNNIETNIDELETEKYLKENTHNIFYSTKFKATYKIPAFEQVNYLIIIFSKEFYNNIINEDWKLHEKFSKNILFKKSSFLTSKYIPFTPSIQWIISEIKNCSRKGALKKMYIETKIRELLIHQLEAIIMQSKKKEIVDEDEYNKLQEAKLILEKDYVHAPTLTELSRMISLNEFKLKKGFKSCFGTTVKSYIIKLRMEYAKELFKDKMATVSEVAYKCGYKDVSHFSAAFKNYYGSSPQKFKINWEIIHLWITGMLVFG; the protein is encoded by the coding sequence TTGAGAATCAAATCGACACTTTCAGCCTACGAAAAACCTATTATCAATATTGAAATAAACGATCATTATGATCCTAAAAGCGCTTTAAAAGAAGAAAATATTAACCTTACCGAATCAGATGAAGTTAAAATTCGTATTCTAAAAACTGACGGAATGGCTCTTATTGATACTCAAATGTACTTTTCGAAACCGCAGATAGAGGAATTCGAAATAAATAAAGAATGTGTCGTGATGGATTTTGTAAGCTGCAATAACATTGAAACCAACATCGATGAACTTGAAACCGAAAAGTATTTAAAAGAAAATACACATAATATTTTTTATTCGACAAAATTTAAAGCCACTTATAAAATCCCTGCATTTGAACAAGTCAATTACCTGATAATCATTTTCTCCAAAGAATTCTACAACAATATTATCAATGAAGACTGGAAACTTCACGAGAAATTTTCAAAAAATATTCTATTTAAAAAATCAAGTTTTTTAACTTCTAAATACATTCCGTTTACACCTTCAATTCAATGGATTATATCTGAAATAAAAAACTGCAGCCGAAAAGGAGCATTAAAAAAAATGTATATCGAAACCAAAATCAGAGAACTTCTTATTCATCAGCTCGAGGCGATTATAATGCAGTCTAAAAAGAAAGAAATTGTCGATGAAGATGAATACAACAAACTGCAGGAGGCCAAACTAATTCTCGAGAAAGATTATGTACACGCCCCTACTCTTACCGAACTTTCAAGAATGATTTCTTTAAACGAATTTAAACTAAAAAAAGGATTTAAAAGTTGTTTTGGAACTACTGTCAAGAGCTATATCATTAAACTTCGCATGGAATATGCCAAAGAATTATTCAAAGATAAAATGGCAACGGTAAGTGAAGTAGCGTACAAATGCGGGTATAAAGATGTTTCACATTTTTCGGCGGCTTTTAAAAATTATTATGGATCATCTCCGCAGAAATTCAAGATCAACTGGGAAATTATACATTTATGGATTACGGGAATGCTTGTTTTTGGATAA
- a CDS encoding TonB-dependent receptor, with amino-acid sequence MSAHKILFFILFFAFSFFVKAQQNQGFTVSGQVSEKSGQIIPYATVMVEKTDLSMISDENGKFVFKNVKPGKYTLKITAVGFSNLKKNIEVSSKDVNASFQLENELNELQSVTVLGRSATDKVNKQAYNVTAIDAKKLHNSTLDLAHALDRVSGVRVRESGGVGSRSELAINGFSGNQIKVFIDGVPMDNFGSSFQMNNIPINLADRVEVYKGVVPVWLGGDALGGAVNIVTNSKPRTYVDASYSFGSFNTHRSAVNAGYTAKSGFTTEVNLFQNYSDNNYWVNVETADLNTGKYFPNARVRRFHDKYRNETAIVNIGVTGKKYADKLLFGITVGENKADIQTGARMVTVFGDRYTRGNIIMPTVKYQVKDLFTKGLNVNISGNFNLGEEQTVDTVYRKYNWFGDYKQYEGAGAESSRTLQKLRNNNGIAIANVTYSLGERHSFMLNNTFNTFDRKSSDELYPQSLVYQQPQKSQNNITALGYKFDYNEKWSTSLFIKNYYLMREYTRSYNPSGNAGDIAYQKYNEDQSLQGYGGATSYYLRPNLQVKASFEKTFRLPTPTELFGNPNDNVEGNVSLNPETSNNINAGVSYQTSFNTVNALAFDLNFMYRDASDFIRTTFNNNQNKTVTLNQDSVNNYGFDGEIRYSYKSRFTVGLNMTYQNLRNMTKYEPEQNYVSYYYKDRMPNIPFLYGNADATVFFNDVFKKGNNLSVGYNLLYVHAYYLYWPSQGASKLDIPEQFNHDLNAVYTFADGKYNIALECKNLLDNKLYDNFSLQKPSRAFYIKLRYFFTKSK; translated from the coding sequence ATGTCAGCTCATAAAATTTTATTTTTTATTTTATTTTTCGCCTTTTCGTTCTTTGTAAAAGCCCAGCAAAATCAAGGTTTCACAGTAAGTGGACAAGTTTCTGAAAAATCAGGTCAAATAATTCCGTATGCTACAGTTATGGTAGAAAAAACTGACTTAAGTATGATTTCAGATGAAAATGGAAAGTTCGTTTTTAAGAATGTGAAGCCGGGAAAGTACACTTTAAAAATTACAGCGGTTGGTTTTTCAAACCTTAAAAAAAATATTGAAGTTTCATCAAAAGATGTAAACGCATCGTTTCAGTTAGAAAACGAATTAAACGAACTGCAAAGCGTTACGGTTTTAGGACGTTCTGCTACCGACAAAGTAAACAAACAAGCGTATAATGTTACAGCCATCGACGCTAAAAAGCTGCATAATTCGACTTTAGATCTTGCACATGCCCTTGATCGCGTTTCGGGAGTTCGTGTTCGTGAATCAGGAGGTGTGGGATCAAGATCGGAACTTGCGATAAATGGTTTTTCGGGAAATCAGATTAAAGTTTTTATTGATGGAGTTCCTATGGATAATTTCGGTTCTTCTTTCCAAATGAATAATATTCCAATCAATCTTGCAGATCGTGTAGAAGTTTACAAAGGTGTGGTTCCAGTTTGGCTTGGAGGTGATGCACTTGGCGGTGCCGTAAATATTGTAACGAATAGCAAACCCAGAACCTATGTAGATGCTTCTTATTCTTTTGGATCTTTTAATACGCATCGTTCGGCAGTAAATGCAGGATATACAGCCAAAAGCGGATTTACTACAGAAGTCAATCTTTTTCAAAATTACTCCGATAATAATTATTGGGTAAACGTTGAAACTGCGGATTTAAATACAGGAAAATATTTTCCGAATGCGCGCGTGAGACGATTTCATGATAAATATCGAAATGAAACAGCTATTGTAAACATTGGTGTTACAGGAAAAAAATACGCCGATAAATTATTATTTGGAATTACGGTTGGTGAAAATAAAGCTGATATTCAAACGGGTGCAAGAATGGTAACTGTGTTTGGTGATCGTTATACACGAGGAAATATAATCATGCCCACGGTTAAATATCAGGTAAAAGATTTGTTTACCAAAGGTTTGAATGTAAATATTTCTGGAAATTTTAATCTTGGAGAAGAACAGACAGTCGACACCGTTTATAGAAAATACAACTGGTTTGGCGATTACAAACAATATGAAGGTGCAGGTGCCGAAAGCAGTCGTACGCTGCAGAAACTTCGTAACAATAATGGTATTGCTATAGCCAATGTTACCTATAGTTTGGGCGAAAGACATTCTTTTATGCTGAATAATACCTTCAATACTTTTGATCGTAAAAGCAGTGATGAACTTTATCCGCAGTCTTTAGTTTACCAACAGCCTCAAAAATCACAAAATAATATAACTGCCTTAGGTTATAAATTCGATTATAATGAAAAATGGAGCACTTCACTTTTTATTAAAAATTATTATCTGATGCGAGAATATACCAGAAGTTATAATCCATCTGGAAATGCAGGAGATATTGCCTATCAAAAGTATAATGAAGATCAATCTTTGCAAGGATACGGAGGTGCAACCAGTTACTATTTAAGACCAAATTTACAAGTAAAAGCTTCTTTTGAAAAAACATTCCGACTTCCAACTCCAACGGAACTTTTTGGAAATCCAAATGATAATGTGGAAGGAAATGTAAGCCTTAACCCAGAAACCAGTAATAATATAAATGCGGGTGTAAGTTATCAAACCAGTTTTAATACTGTAAATGCTTTGGCTTTTGATTTGAATTTTATGTATCGTGATGCTTCAGATTTTATCAGAACCACTTTTAATAATAATCAAAATAAAACAGTTACGCTGAATCAGGATAGTGTAAACAATTACGGTTTTGATGGTGAAATCAGGTATTCCTATAAAAGCAGATTTACTGTGGGTTTAAATATGACGTATCAAAACTTACGCAATATGACCAAATACGAACCAGAGCAGAATTATGTCTCATATTATTATAAAGACAGAATGCCGAATATTCCTTTTTTATATGGAAATGCCGATGCCACAGTTTTTTTTAATGATGTATTTAAAAAAGGAAACAATCTATCAGTTGGTTACAATTTGTTGTATGTGCACGCTTATTATCTGTATTGGCCAAGCCAAGGAGCTAGTAAATTGGATATTCCAGAACAATTTAATCATGATTTAAACGCGGTTTACACATTTGCAGATGGTAAATATAATATTGCTCTTGAATGCAAAAACTTATTAGATAATAAGTTATACGACAACTTTTCATTGCAGAAACCAAGTCGTGCTTTCTACATAAAACTGAGATACTTCTTTACGAAATCAAAATAA